One part of the Gossypium raimondii isolate GPD5lz chromosome 1, ASM2569854v1, whole genome shotgun sequence genome encodes these proteins:
- the LOC128041365 gene encoding protein NOI4-like — protein MSEEKGRPLPKFGEWDVNDPASAEGFTVIFNKARDEKKTGGKPESPAKSDSNVKPGADPSKTQPKKWFCCIQAPPAES, from the exons AAAGGGTCGGCCATTGCCAAAATTTGGTGAATGGGATGTCAACGATCCTGCATCTGCTGAGGGATTCACTGTGATCTTTAATAAGGCAAGGGACGAGAAGAAAACAGGTGGCAAACCTGAGTCACCGGCAAAGTCTGATTCTAATGTTAAGCCTGGAGCTGATCCTAGCAAAACCCAACCT aaaaaatgGTTTTGCTGCATTCAAGCCCCGCCTGCGGAATCTTGA